In Pirellulales bacterium, one genomic interval encodes:
- a CDS encoding methylamine utilization protein, whose protein sequence is MSRARFALPAVLVALSVFVSFNTSDAARAADDWADLTGRFVFDGPPPVAPKLVVNKDQEVCGKHPLVDESLVVGDDGGIANVIVYVRSAKVKTHPDLANPEPEVVLDNKDCRFEPHVLPVQLGQTLILRNSDPVGHNSNVQPLGDQGVNPLIAAGTDAKHKFNKKQLLPVPVSCNIHNWMKAYVLPRDNPYTAVSDEHGNFTIKNLPAGEKLEFQVWQEKAGYLEAKPEWKKGRFDMTLKKGENKLGDIKVKPALFKK, encoded by the coding sequence ATGAGTCGCGCTCGCTTTGCTTTACCTGCTGTGCTCGTTGCGTTGTCGGTGTTCGTGTCGTTCAACACGAGTGACGCCGCGCGTGCCGCGGACGATTGGGCCGATTTGACCGGCCGTTTCGTGTTCGACGGACCGCCGCCGGTGGCGCCGAAGCTCGTCGTCAATAAAGATCAGGAAGTGTGCGGGAAGCACCCGCTCGTCGACGAGTCGCTCGTCGTGGGGGATGACGGCGGCATTGCGAACGTGATCGTGTACGTTCGCTCGGCCAAGGTGAAGACGCACCCCGATCTGGCGAATCCCGAGCCGGAAGTGGTGCTCGACAACAAGGACTGCCGTTTCGAGCCGCACGTGTTGCCGGTGCAGCTTGGTCAAACGCTGATCCTGCGCAACTCCGATCCCGTGGGACACAACAGCAACGTGCAGCCGCTGGGCGACCAGGGAGTGAATCCCTTGATCGCGGCGGGGACCGACGCCAAGCACAAGTTCAACAAGAAGCAATTGTTGCCGGTGCCGGTGAGCTGCAACATCCACAACTGGATGAAGGCCTACGTCTTGCCGCGGGACAATCCCTATACCGCGGTGAGCGACGAGCATGGCAACTTCACGATCAAGAATCTGCCCGCTGGTGAGAAGCTCGAGTTCCAGGTCTGGCAAGAGAAGGCCGGATATCTCGAGGCCAAGCCGGAGTGGAAGAAGGGTCGCTTCGACATGACGCTCAAGAAGGGCGAGAACAAGCTGGGAGACATCAAGGTCAAGCCCGCCCTGTTCAAGAAGTAG
- a CDS encoding cytochrome c: MSIASLAGWRGVAAICLAASLLFAAGCGQAPVPQFTLNMEGVDPGNFRLTGGEESEDEVDEKKRMQEGLQNLSTALYALFGTPDAPFVFPESGLDLRKLELAAGPAGGDRLGKRRGLYRENCVHCHGITGSGDGPTALFLKPYPRDFRRGIFKFTSTGPGARPTTEDLKRTLQNGIPGSAMPSFGLLPEDEIDALVEYVKYLSYRGETELSLRYYLDQEEPVPMERDALLGEMMAVVDTWNAAESEIVIPDQAALPPHQTDTELAASIARGQELFRDGKTAQCIKCHGPTGLGDGGQELYDDWNKDKTAENLVFWRLPPQRLDPRNLRLGIYRGGRRPVDIYRRVYAGIKGTPMPAAGNVLQPNQIWDLVNYVLSLPYDHESMAHDEQITLDRPRL, encoded by the coding sequence ATGAGCATTGCGTCGTTGGCCGGTTGGCGTGGCGTCGCGGCGATCTGCCTGGCGGCGTCGCTGCTGTTCGCGGCCGGTTGCGGTCAGGCACCCGTTCCCCAGTTCACGCTGAACATGGAGGGGGTCGATCCCGGCAACTTCCGCCTCACGGGGGGCGAAGAATCGGAGGACGAGGTCGACGAAAAGAAGCGGATGCAGGAAGGCCTGCAAAACCTCTCCACGGCGCTCTATGCCTTGTTCGGCACTCCCGACGCGCCGTTCGTCTTCCCCGAGTCGGGGCTTGACCTGCGCAAGCTCGAACTGGCGGCCGGTCCGGCCGGCGGCGATCGGCTCGGCAAGCGGCGTGGCCTGTACCGCGAGAATTGCGTCCACTGCCACGGCATCACCGGCAGTGGCGATGGTCCCACGGCGTTGTTCCTCAAGCCCTATCCGCGCGACTTCCGCCGTGGCATCTTCAAGTTCACTTCGACCGGACCGGGGGCTCGGCCGACGACCGAAGATCTGAAACGCACGCTGCAGAACGGTATTCCGGGTTCGGCCATGCCGAGCTTCGGCCTGCTGCCCGAGGACGAAATCGATGCCCTAGTCGAGTACGTGAAGTATCTGTCGTACCGCGGCGAGACCGAGCTGAGCTTGCGTTACTATCTGGATCAAGAAGAGCCCGTCCCGATGGAGCGCGATGCGCTGTTGGGGGAGATGATGGCGGTGGTCGATACGTGGAACGCCGCGGAGAGCGAGATTGTGATTCCCGATCAGGCGGCCCTTCCGCCCCATCAGACCGACACCGAGCTCGCGGCCTCGATCGCGCGCGGCCAGGAGTTGTTCCGCGACGGCAAGACGGCCCAGTGCATCAAGTGCCACGGACCGACGGGGCTGGGGGACGGCGGTCAGGAACTGTACGACGACTGGAACAAGGACAAGACCGCCGAGAACCTAGTCTTCTGGCGATTGCCCCCGCAGCGACTCGATCCACGTAACCTGCGCTTGGGCATCTACCGCGGCGGCCGGCGGCCGGTCGATATCTATCGCCGCGTCTACGCCGGCATCAAGGGCACGCCCATGCCGGCCGCGGGCAACGTTCTGCAACCGAACCAGATCTGGGATCTGGTGAACTACGTACTTTCGCTCCCCTACGACCACGAAAGCATGGCCCACGACGAGCAGATTACGCTCGATCGTCCGCGGCTTTGA